One window of the Anopheles cruzii chromosome 2, idAnoCruzAS_RS32_06, whole genome shotgun sequence genome contains the following:
- the LOC128278322 gene encoding uncharacterized protein LOC128278322 isoform X1, with product MATDNEYLENPFEEALHSVALSELLMDDEKQSLAQQFQENLRTLSDMFVNLSDEDKQKFAQEFKGKFVKTLSHLNAFSKQKKLAQAMGTGAAAAQADDLRDQFTVAGSISTAVGVLFTDGSLWPTPLGYAVLACVLLLLSFFGYKLYLSLTEKERKREEKLKAKQEKTKKKK from the exons ATGGCAACGGACAACGAGTATCTGGAGAACCCTTTCGAAGAGGCACTCCACTCGGTGGCCCTTTCCGAGCTGCTGATGGACGACGAAAAGCAATCGTTGGCGCAACAGTTTCAGGAAAATTTGCGAACTCTGTCCGACATGTTTGTTAACCTTTCGGATGAAGATAAGCAAAAGTTTGCGCAAGAGTTTAAGGGAAAGTTTGTTAAAACGTTGTCGCATTTGAATGCATTttcgaagcagaaaaaacTCGCACAAGCGATGGGCACCGGAGCTGCTGCGGCTCAAGCGGACGATCTACGCGATCAGTTCACAGTGGCAGGATCGATCAGTACCGCAGTGGGAGTACTTTTCACCGATGGTTCCTTATGGCCAACGCCACTCGGATACGCCGTGTTGGCGTGCGTGTTACTGCTCCTGT CATTTTTCGGTTACAAACTTTACCTATCGCTCACCGAGAAGGAACGCAAGCGGGAGGAAAAGCTGAAGGCGAAACAggagaaaacgaagaaaaagaaatga